One window of Dyadobacter sandarakinus genomic DNA carries:
- a CDS encoding FecR domain-containing protein → MHTDRIQYLTSKLFAGTCSPEEKLELAEWVRQHPDHELGGVLENEWSEFKSDIRMPEHMSGRILGNIFDQDNKDTIVEEPAEDRSVRHLWLRMAAAAVLILSLGIYWWSGKDQRPIARLQAPVLKEADLPPGGNKATLTLGDGSSIVLDGAENGSLASQGGTNVIKSRKGELVYSASGEGRMAAVFNTVATPKGGQYHIVLPDGSKAWLNAVSSLRFPTAFTGKERKVEITGEVYFEVAHNAKMPFVVATSQAQVTVLGTHFNVMAYPDENVLKTTLLEGSVRVSNHAGKSAMLIPGQQARIKTVSGQIGIADDIDIEKEMAWKNGYFQFQDDNLEQVMRQISRWYDVEVVYEGTPGKETFTGRLPRNANVSKVFKILSLSGVKCRIEGKSIIVNP, encoded by the coding sequence ATGCATACGGACCGAATACAATACCTAACCAGCAAATTATTTGCGGGTACATGCAGCCCGGAGGAAAAGCTGGAACTGGCCGAATGGGTCCGGCAGCATCCCGATCATGAGCTGGGCGGGGTGCTGGAAAACGAGTGGAGCGAATTTAAGTCGGACATCAGAATGCCGGAGCATATGTCCGGACGTATCCTGGGCAACATCTTTGATCAGGACAACAAGGATACGATCGTGGAAGAACCGGCAGAAGACCGTTCGGTGCGGCACTTGTGGCTCAGGATGGCAGCCGCCGCCGTGCTGATCCTGTCACTGGGGATTTACTGGTGGTCGGGAAAAGACCAGCGCCCGATTGCCCGGTTGCAGGCTCCGGTATTAAAGGAAGCTGACCTTCCTCCCGGCGGCAATAAGGCAACACTAACGCTCGGCGACGGTTCAAGCATTGTCCTCGACGGGGCCGAAAACGGCAGTCTGGCCAGCCAGGGAGGCACCAATGTCATCAAATCCAGAAAAGGAGAGCTGGTTTACAGCGCTTCCGGGGAAGGCAGGATGGCCGCGGTCTTCAATACCGTCGCTACTCCAAAAGGCGGTCAATATCATATTGTACTACCTGACGGATCCAAAGCCTGGCTCAATGCGGTATCCTCCCTCCGGTTTCCCACTGCTTTCACAGGTAAAGAAAGAAAGGTGGAAATTACCGGGGAAGTTTATTTCGAGGTAGCGCATAATGCAAAAATGCCCTTTGTCGTCGCTACTTCCCAGGCGCAGGTGACTGTTTTGGGGACGCATTTTAACGTGATGGCCTACCCGGATGAAAATGTATTGAAGACTACGCTGCTGGAAGGCTCGGTAAGGGTAAGCAATCATGCAGGCAAGTCGGCCATGCTGATCCCCGGGCAACAGGCCCGGATCAAAACCGTGTCCGGCCAGATCGGGATTGCGGATGACATTGATATTGAAAAGGAAATGGCCTGGAAAAACGGGTACTTCCAGTTTCAGGATGACAACCTTGAACAGGTCATGCGGCAGATATCCCGCTGGTACGATGTGGAGGTTGTTTATGAAGGTACACCGGGAAAGGAAACGTTTACAGGCCGGCTACCCAGAAATGCAAACGTGTCAAAAGTCTTTAAAATATTATCGCTCAGCGGTGTGAAATGCCGCATTGAAGGAAAGTCCATTATCGTAAACCCATAA
- a CDS encoding SusC/RagA family TonB-linked outer membrane protein produces MKLIFIFSLVFCLQASAFSSAQKITLVAQNAPLPKVLKEIERQSGYSFWYKTQLLTNTNKVSVAIKDANLEDALAKVLRNQPVDYSIVDETVVLQAKKEPKILAPAKELLELIKGQVLGADGKPLVGVTVIVKATKMGTTTDLDGNFSVNAADTDVLVFSYIGFDTKEVAVGKQSTISVSLAESNTTLNEVAVVGYGQQSRKNLTSAVSTVKREELNNGAITDVGQLLQGKVPGLNITASGDPNRPAAVVMRGASTINSAQGPFYVIDGVPGADIATIAPDDIASIDVLKDAAATAIYGNRAANGVIMVTTKKGKAGTMQISYNGYVGIEKISNKLDMMTGDQLRAFLEKNGVGFTPADDKGANTDWQSSIQKKTAISTNHNLSFNGGTEHTTYAASLNYVKKDGILLNSDLTRVIGRLSIEQRALKDKLKFGFSVTNSHSDANDIPYRNTVLLQSASYLPVSPIRNADGSYFENFQNTNYYNPVAMINNSEMNTKSNNLIGSFKTQVELPFGLTYNLDISYLNTSTLQGTYYNKYFTNNYNNMYDNPDPGLGFHAVQSFGKNGQANRSSYQNTSKILETYLTWNKEFGDHSINAVVGYSWQNNRVGQGFQVTTSNFPVDNVTYNNLALSNPYGTAGYQIGFGPDGVYQEVQLISDFARFNYNYKSKYLLQGSVRRDGSSVFGANNQWGYFPSVGAAWRISQEGFMENQHIFSDLKLRASYGVTGNASGFNAYTAQFISGALGTYYYNGALTGAYGPTKSENPDLKWEKTATTNIGLDFAVLGNRINGSLEVYD; encoded by the coding sequence ATGAAACTGATCTTTATTTTCTCCCTCGTTTTTTGTCTGCAGGCAAGCGCTTTCAGCTCGGCACAGAAGATTACACTGGTTGCCCAGAATGCACCCCTGCCGAAGGTGCTGAAAGAAATCGAGCGTCAGAGTGGCTATTCGTTCTGGTACAAAACCCAGCTGCTGACCAATACGAACAAGGTTTCCGTGGCCATCAAAGACGCCAACCTGGAAGATGCGCTGGCCAAGGTGCTCAGGAATCAGCCGGTGGACTATTCCATTGTGGATGAAACGGTGGTATTGCAGGCAAAAAAGGAGCCTAAGATCCTGGCGCCTGCCAAAGAACTTCTGGAACTTATCAAAGGCCAGGTACTGGGAGCCGACGGAAAACCACTGGTAGGCGTGACCGTTATTGTGAAAGCGACCAAAATGGGGACAACCACCGACCTGGATGGCAATTTCTCTGTGAATGCTGCGGATACGGATGTGCTGGTGTTTTCCTACATCGGTTTTGATACAAAGGAAGTAGCTGTAGGCAAACAAAGCACCATCTCCGTGAGCCTCGCAGAAAGCAATACAACCCTGAACGAAGTGGCGGTCGTAGGTTACGGTCAGCAGTCGCGCAAAAACCTGACGAGTGCCGTGAGCACGGTCAAAAGAGAAGAGCTGAATAATGGTGCTATCACCGACGTCGGACAGTTGTTGCAGGGAAAAGTACCGGGACTCAATATCACCGCCAGCGGCGACCCGAACAGGCCGGCAGCAGTGGTGATGCGTGGTGCGTCGACCATCAACAGTGCGCAGGGACCATTTTACGTGATCGACGGTGTGCCCGGTGCTGATATTGCGACCATCGCGCCCGATGATATTGCTTCCATCGACGTGCTGAAAGATGCGGCAGCAACCGCTATTTATGGTAACCGCGCTGCCAATGGGGTGATCATGGTCACTACCAAAAAAGGAAAGGCAGGCACGATGCAGATTTCGTACAATGGTTATGTGGGGATCGAGAAAATTTCGAACAAACTCGACATGATGACAGGTGACCAGCTGAGGGCGTTTCTGGAAAAAAACGGTGTTGGATTTACGCCGGCGGACGACAAAGGTGCCAATACAGACTGGCAGTCATCGATCCAGAAGAAGACAGCGATTTCTACCAACCACAATCTTTCTTTCAATGGTGGTACCGAGCACACGACTTACGCGGCGAGCTTGAACTATGTTAAAAAAGACGGTATCCTGCTGAACAGTGACCTGACCCGCGTCATTGGCCGCCTCTCGATCGAGCAGCGTGCATTGAAGGATAAACTGAAATTCGGCTTCTCGGTGACCAACTCGCATAGCGATGCGAATGACATTCCTTACCGCAACACGGTGTTGCTGCAATCGGCTTCTTACCTCCCTGTTTCCCCGATCAGAAATGCAGACGGTTCTTATTTTGAAAACTTTCAGAATACGAACTACTACAATCCGGTAGCGATGATCAACAACAGTGAGATGAATACGAAGTCAAACAATCTCATCGGAAGTTTTAAAACGCAGGTGGAGCTGCCTTTCGGGCTGACTTACAATCTGGATATTTCCTACCTGAACACCAGCACTTTGCAGGGCACGTACTACAACAAATATTTTACGAACAATTATAACAACATGTACGACAACCCCGATCCGGGCTTGGGATTTCATGCGGTACAATCGTTCGGCAAAAACGGCCAGGCCAACAGAAGTTCGTACCAGAATACGAGCAAAATCCTGGAAACCTACCTGACCTGGAACAAGGAATTCGGAGATCATTCCATTAATGCGGTAGTGGGTTACTCATGGCAGAACAACCGCGTGGGTCAGGGTTTTCAGGTGACGACCAGCAATTTCCCGGTTGATAACGTTACCTACAACAACCTCGCACTGAGCAATCCTTACGGTACGGCCGGCTACCAGATCGGCTTTGGGCCCGATGGTGTTTACCAGGAAGTACAGCTGATCTCGGATTTTGCCAGATTTAATTATAACTACAAAAGCAAATATTTGCTGCAAGGCTCGGTGAGAAGGGACGGCAGCTCGGTATTTGGCGCCAATAACCAGTGGGGCTACTTTCCGTCCGTGGGTGCCGCGTGGCGGATCAGCCAGGAAGGTTTCATGGAAAACCAGCATATATTCAGCGACCTGAAACTGAGAGCAAGTTATGGGGTTACTGGTAATGCGAGTGGATTCAATGCCTACACGGCCCAATTCATCTCCGGTGCTTTGGGTACCTACTATTACAATGGGGCACTCACAGGCGCTTATGGTCCTACCAAATCCGAAAACCCAGATTTGAAATGGGAGAAAACGGCCACGACCAATATCGGTCTCGACTTTGCTGTGCTGGGTAACCGTATCAACGGCTCGCTGGAAGTATATGATTAA